The following nucleotide sequence is from Acyrthosiphon pisum isolate AL4f chromosome A2, pea_aphid_22Mar2018_4r6ur, whole genome shotgun sequence.
agtagtacctatatacgtacacattatacatattatacataagtacataacaatatatttaatgtagttGGAAAACACCACGTGAcacgtatatattttacagtcttatagaatatagaatacACTCACTTGAATACGTTCAAAAGTTTAGACCTCGATTCAGTTCCTTCAAGTTGCACCAAAAAATGTCCTACTTCACCACCATGGTCTTTGCTCAATTGCGAATTAGCCAAATTCAACGTCACTCGGTACAAGTACGCTAAAACATAAACGTGAGaaattgaataggtaggtaggtacatgtttttaatataaaacatcagTTTAGTATCTATGCCGCATCGTTGCATCGAGAATAATATGAAGAATTCGTATTTtgaacatacatttatattttatacctacccaATCATAATATCCTGAATAGGTCCTATAGGTAATTACTCATCaggtattatgattatatatatatcgtcaAATTACCTACGAGTTTTTTTAACACaaccatttgaaaaatattattttaaaagtttttaaattagaacttctttttaaaatgtaaaaatattgttgttggtATTTAtcgaagataatattatattgttaaggcGCCTGGTGCCAATGTGATTTTGAcctcaaaaacacggtttacgggaataatgatcctgctctgtagagttaaccaaaattgataatttttttttttattaatagaggagaatattctacagcccgcatcgaactccttttttcgatattttcatctcaaacttaattataagtctttaaaaaaagacaatttttagctttttttataaattattttatactattatttaaaataaaatacaaaatcagagatcgatgcgggctgtaggaagtcttcttctttcagataaaaaaatactcatcaaaatccgacaattctataaagcttgagagttattcccgtaaagtaattttttcgatataatacaccctatcaaccacctctaaatagttatcgggtagtagattagtggaaaagtcttataattgaggtagcaactaaaatataaaatttaattttcaaattttatagaattgtggaaaatttgaaaaactggcaccgggacccttaagaCATAGGTAACAAGTAgatatatactgtataggtatggtattatactattatgtatgaaaactaaaattaatggaaaaaatCTACAGTTAAAGTCATAACATTAATACTTACTACAAAATGGCGATTCTCCGTTCGTGAGTGAGTACAAACGTATGTGTGGCGATGCATTAGTAGGATCAATGGAACTGGCAATAGTGGCGGCATATTTTTTCCAGTGGCCCAACGATCGCATCCCCATTTCTGCACAGATTTTACCATCAGGGTTCTAAAACATTGAGTAAttagatgaaaatatattttataataggtattatcaataatgggtaatgataataatgtgtcATGTACGAACCGTATCGCTCAAACATGAAAAACATTCTCCACTTAAGAATTCTTCATAAGAATCGCATTCAATTGCTACAAAGTTGCAAAGCGTGTTCACGGATTCGTTAAAATATTCGTGGGCTCTGACATGATCGCAAGCCAGGAATCTTCTCATGCCTTGATAGAAACTACCGTTTTCGCGGTTAATATACTTCATCATACCCTGATTACACCCCGGTTGATTTTCTCCTCCATTTGGATAAAAATCTAAATGCCCAATCGGTACACTCATTCCCAGACCTGCAGTAGACAATGAATAAACAtgacatacaataattattggaaatgtatatgcaaaataacttcaaacgataaaaaaaataatgaaaatgttattttacttaattcgCCTCCTTTTATAAACGGCTTGGAATCGGTGTGTATGATGTCCACGTACATGGCGTCCGAAGGATCTAACCTCACCATTGGGTCAGTCTGGCTGAAGTGGGGCTCAGCCGGGTCTAGACCAGTAATTCGACCCACCGTCACGCCAAAGTTCGTCTTCAGTACGCTTCCGACGTAACCACAGAGATGCGATCCTAAACTATGACCGATTAGATGAACATTGCCGACATTTAATCCGAGTTCCATCTACGcataaaaataccataatataatataaagtgatgatcaaaattggtcttggtcttgctgcAAGAtgaagaccaagaccaagactaaGATGGTACTGGTCTAGCAAGACCAATACCAAGATTAGGCTTGCAAGAACAAGACCAAACCAATACCGAAgttgcaagaccaagaccaaaacaagaccatcactgcaagactcttgcagtcttgcaatttttttttcccccgaAAACACATTAGTGTACCTATCTAGAttccattaactaataatttataaccaaaataataagaatttatttgtattgttatgaaattttatcaGTACCTATTCCAGGAAATGtctaattattgaaaaaaagatttaaaaatataatgagaattaatattaaaaaatagttgtttcatactaattaacaatttctgaaaaattattttaatttcccaAAATCGATAAAAACGTCGAAAGTTGTCTTGCTAATAGAATAATGTATGTCCATAACACACCTTTACTTTGAATCGAATATACTAATCATTAGTACTACTGTATTGGACACTGGTGAATAAAAgaagaataaaagtttaattataaataataaatattatcattataacaaatataattattaaacaatttaatatttggaacaaaccatacttacagttttttttaaatattattatttgttaaagttaacattaaaaaaacaacaatttaatttttataaacattatattggtcaataactagtaattagcaatattagtaataacctattgatatttattataaatgcaataggaacttagaaaattaattatgctggtaaattgattcatacaagtaaaataatataagcataatttaaaatgcaaagttttaaacgagtataataaaaattaaattgtttgacttgttttatgttaatgtttgatttatgaatatactatgtaatatattggaataagtttcatcttagagatcatagcaaaaaacctacacacagctataacaggtacctatttagtttttttttttatatattttgtgaa
It contains:
- the LOC100162715 gene encoding pancreatic triacylglycerol lipase; amino-acid sequence: MFNNTSNLLLQTMLYLAQTDNITFPLNYTADANNVILEGDNVEVKCYGEYGCFSVAGPWQDVSSRPVNVFPEKPEKIAPKYCLYTRNNRNACQYLNHKDRKSVITSHVIPSMPTYFITHGFLEGGDRPWLKEIARQILRRYDANVIIIDWEEGSGSPYTQAVANIRMVGRITAHLINVIRMELGLNVGNVHLIGHSLGSHLCGYVGSVLKTNFGVTVGRITGLDPAEPHFSQTDPMVRLDPSDAMYVDIIHTDSKPFIKGGELSLGMSVPIGHLDFYPNGGENQPGCNQGMMKYINRENGSFYQGMRRFLACDHVRAHEYFNESVNTLCNFVAIECDSYEEFLSGECFSCLSDTNPDGKICAEMGMRSLGHWKKYAATIASSIDPTNASPHIRLYSLTNGESPFCTYLYRVTLNLANSQLSKDHGGEVGHFLVQLEGTESRSKLLNVFKEQHYKPGSVHRRVFGSSNVGSIKSVLLVWNHSTTMNILTWRFEAPVIYVESLTIEAFNGGQKLKLCPPKLIALEAGLSFRMIPC